From a single Rutidosis leptorrhynchoides isolate AG116_Rl617_1_P2 chromosome 5, CSIRO_AGI_Rlap_v1, whole genome shotgun sequence genomic region:
- the LOC139849029 gene encoding secreted RxLR effector protein 161-like: MNGTPYASAIGSIMYAMLCTRPDVSYALSMTSRYQQNPGESHWMAVKNILKYLRRTKDMFLIYGGVEEDLTVKCYTDASFQTDRDDSRSQSGYVFILNGGAITWKSSKQKVVAQSTTEAEYIAASEAAQEAAWMKKFIVDLGVMSSIEDPIEIFCDNNGAIAQAKEPRSHHSTKHILRRFHYIRHIVENGDVCIRKVHTDQNLADPFTKALVQSKHEGHAQCIGLRNVNDWNDL; the protein is encoded by the coding sequence ATGAATGGAACACCATATGCTTCTGCAattggatccattatgtatgccatgttatgcacAAGACCAGACGTATCGTATGCTTTGAGCATGACGAGTAGATACCAACAAAATCCGGGTGAAAGCCACTGGATGGCTGTCAAGAACATCCTAAAGTACTTGAGaaggactaaagatatgttcttgatttatGGTGGTGTGGAAGAAGATCTTACTGTAAAGTGCTACACAGATGCTAGCTTCCAAACTGATAGAGATGATTCACGATCACAATCTGGATATGTCTTTATCTTGAATGGAGGAGCTATAACTTGGAAAAGTTCTAAGCAGAAAGTAGTTGCACAATCTACTAcagaagctgaatacattgctgcatcGGAGGCAGCACAAGAGGCTGCGTGGATGAAAAAGTTCATTGTTGATTTAGGGGTGATGTCAAGCATAGAAGACCCCATAGAAatattttgcgacaacaatggtgCTATTGCTCAAGCAAAAGAACCTAGATCGCATCACAGCACCAAACATATCCTTAGGAGATTCCACTACATACGTCACATAGTGGAAAACGGAGATGTTtgtattcgtaaagttcacacagatcaaaacctTGCTGATCCTTTTACAAAGGCTCTGGTACAATCAAAACACGAGGGTCATGCTCAGTGCATAGGGCTTCGTAATGTTAATGATTGGAatgatttgtaa